Proteins encoded together in one Prevotella scopos JCM 17725 window:
- a CDS encoding helix-hairpin-helix domain-containing protein, protein MKHLLLTCFMGLISLTSIAQQTYDWEDLFEELYASSEENIDTKEEAFELLTELAEHPLNLNTASREELERIPFLTAEQVEDLQAYVYQYHGMQSLGELAMIESLDALRRKLLPYFVYVAPVDEQRKFPTLKTIVKGGKHTFLFTSHLPFYQRKGDRNGYLGYPYAHSFRYSFRYGDYVLAGLVGAQDAGEPFFAYGNSLGYDHYSFYLLLRKMGRLKALVIGRYKVNFGQGLVINNSFGFGKLAVLSTLGRQTTGIHAHSSRSAANYLQGVAATTALTRQLDLTTFLSYRSIDASLTDSGTIKTILKTGYHRIVREMNNKDAATQFAAGSHLAWSLGAFRVGLSGVYSCFNKELTPNTSLYYHQYAPAGNNFWNVSADYSYQHPHWSLAGETAMDSKGNIAMLNNLSFQPTSNLSLLAVQRYYGYQYTALFARSFGDNGMVQNESGVLIGANWNIRRGLSLMAYTDIAYFSHPRFGAHAASKAWDNLLMLTYNRQRWSLLARYRFRIREKDNADKTALINELTQRGRLSLTYSTTAWSSKSQLDIAVSNYLKRSFGYMVSETGTCKLLSWFALNAAIGYFHTTDFASRIYTYERGPLYSFSFPAFFGKGMHYSLFARADLSRHLMCILRSSTTHYFDRDTISSGLQQVNSSTLSGLDIQLRWRF, encoded by the coding sequence ATGAAACATCTACTATTGACCTGCTTTATGGGACTTATAAGCCTTACTTCTATTGCACAACAAACCTATGATTGGGAGGATTTGTTTGAAGAACTCTATGCAAGTAGTGAAGAGAATATAGATACTAAGGAAGAAGCCTTTGAACTATTAACCGAGCTTGCAGAGCATCCTCTGAACCTTAATACGGCCAGTCGGGAAGAGTTGGAACGTATTCCTTTCCTTACGGCAGAACAGGTTGAGGACTTACAAGCCTATGTCTATCAATATCATGGTATGCAGTCATTAGGCGAATTGGCAATGATTGAATCCTTAGATGCCCTTCGCCGGAAGCTTCTGCCTTATTTTGTCTATGTCGCTCCAGTAGATGAACAACGAAAGTTTCCCACACTTAAAACGATTGTGAAAGGAGGAAAGCACACTTTTTTATTTACTTCACATCTTCCTTTCTATCAGCGAAAAGGCGACCGCAATGGCTATCTTGGCTATCCTTATGCCCATTCATTCCGTTATTCCTTCCGTTATGGCGATTATGTTCTAGCAGGATTGGTTGGCGCACAAGATGCTGGTGAACCTTTCTTTGCGTATGGGAATAGTCTGGGTTATGACCATTATAGTTTTTATTTGCTGTTAAGAAAGATGGGACGGTTGAAGGCGCTGGTCATAGGACGATATAAGGTGAACTTCGGGCAAGGATTGGTTATCAACAACTCCTTTGGTTTTGGAAAACTTGCTGTTCTCTCAACACTTGGCAGACAGACAACAGGTATTCATGCACACTCCTCCCGTTCGGCAGCTAACTATCTGCAAGGAGTAGCTGCAACGACAGCGTTAACACGGCAGCTCGACCTTACTACTTTTCTTTCTTACCGCAGTATCGATGCTTCACTTACGGATAGCGGAACGATTAAGACGATTCTCAAAACTGGTTATCACCGCATCGTGCGTGAGATGAATAACAAAGATGCTGCCACGCAGTTTGCTGCTGGGAGTCATTTAGCTTGGTCATTGGGTGCTTTTCGTGTAGGATTGTCGGGCGTTTATTCTTGTTTTAATAAGGAGTTAACACCCAATACGTCTTTATATTATCACCAATATGCACCCGCTGGCAACAACTTTTGGAACGTGAGTGCAGATTATAGCTACCAACACCCGCACTGGTCGTTGGCTGGTGAGACGGCAATGGATAGCAAGGGAAATATTGCTATGCTGAATAACCTCTCCTTTCAGCCTACTTCTAATCTCTCTTTACTTGCCGTTCAGCGTTATTATGGCTATCAATATACAGCACTCTTTGCACGTAGTTTCGGTGATAATGGGATGGTGCAGAACGAGAGCGGAGTCCTCATCGGTGCAAATTGGAATATTAGGCGTGGCTTGTCGCTCATGGCTTACACCGATATTGCCTATTTCTCACATCCTCGTTTTGGCGCACATGCAGCCAGTAAGGCGTGGGATAACCTACTGATGCTTACCTATAATCGTCAACGCTGGTCGCTCTTGGCCCGCTATCGCTTTAGAATACGTGAGAAAGATAATGCCGATAAGACTGCGCTGATAAACGAACTTACGCAGCGTGGCCGTCTATCCTTGACTTATTCAACGACTGCTTGGAGCAGTAAAAGTCAGTTGGACATTGCGGTAAGCAATTATCTCAAACGTAGTTTTGGTTACATGGTCAGTGAGACAGGAACATGTAAACTCCTGTCGTGGTTTGCGCTCAATGCCGCGATAGGCTATTTCCATACGACCGATTTCGCTTCCCGTATCTATACCTACGAGCGTGGCCCACTCTATTCTTTCAGCTTTCCAGCCTTCTTTGGTAAGGGAATGCACTACAGTCTGTTTGCTCGGGCAGATCTATCTCGCCATCTCATGTGTATTCTTCGCAGTTCAACCACGCATTATTTCGACCGTGATACAATATCATCAGGGCTTCAGCAAGTCAACTCCTCAACGCTAAGTGGGCTCGATATTCAACTGCGTTGGCGGTTTTAA
- a CDS encoding ABC transporter ATP-binding protein, with translation MVIHLSHLSVGYSPSHPVISDIDLELKSGQLSCLIGENGIGKSTLLKTLTGFLPKLKGSLLFDNRDIASFSQRELARMVSIVLTQKPDVQNLSVEEIIGLGRSPYTGFFGRLRIEDRMVVNDAIATMGIEKLRGRMIQTLSDGERQKVMIAKAIAQETPIILLDEPTAFLDFPSKAETFQSLQRMAHERDKLILLSTHDLELAVRFADGLLEVKNGTLQAVSVTEVKASINAIIDS, from the coding sequence ATGGTTATCCACTTGTCTCATTTATCAGTAGGCTATTCGCCTTCCCATCCTGTTATCTCTGATATCGATTTGGAGTTAAAGAGTGGGCAACTGTCATGTCTGATAGGGGAGAATGGAATTGGTAAATCAACCCTTCTGAAAACGCTGACGGGTTTCCTGCCTAAGTTGAAAGGTAGCCTTTTGTTTGATAATCGTGACATAGCATCGTTCTCTCAGCGAGAACTGGCTCGAATGGTGAGCATCGTTTTGACGCAGAAGCCTGATGTGCAAAACCTATCAGTAGAGGAGATAATAGGCTTGGGAAGGTCGCCTTATACAGGCTTCTTTGGTCGGTTGCGTATAGAAGACCGCATGGTTGTCAATGATGCAATCGCTACGATGGGTATTGAAAAGTTGAGAGGACGCATGATTCAGACCCTTTCTGATGGTGAAAGACAGAAGGTGATGATTGCCAAAGCAATTGCGCAAGAGACACCCATCATCTTACTTGATGAGCCTACAGCTTTCCTCGACTTTCCTTCTAAGGCCGAGACCTTTCAGTCTTTACAGCGTATGGCACATGAAAGGGATAAGCTTATCCTCCTTTCCACCCATGACTTAGAACTCGCTGTACGGTTTGCTGATGGCTTATTGGAGGTAAAGAATGGTACTTTACAAGCAGTGTCTGTGACGGAAGTAAAGGCTTCTATCAATGCAATCATAGATAGTTAG
- a CDS encoding putative transporter, with protein sequence MNWIDGLFNIPSALQAVVVLSLVCTVGLGLGKIRVAGISLGIAFVFFFGIAAGSFGLQVDEQMLNYCETFGLVIFVYTLGLSVGPTFFGSFRHEGTLFNLWSLGVIFLGTIMSVVLSYAMNVPMSSMVGILCGATTNTPALGAAQQALQHAGHSGGPAALATAVTYPLGVVGVIFAMIFLRKFFVRPSDLVVHSGAEDDHTYIGQFVVLNPAVNGKTIAEIAQGTHRKFIISRIWRGDEVIVPMSTTVLQANDNLLVASKREEVPAMEILFGKQVNRDLNKEQVDWNHLDTKVESRVIILSNGVLNGKKLGQLHLRDAYNVNVSRVIRADIKLLATQDLVLRYGDRLTLVGQPEAIDHAETFLGNSVKTLNEPNLAVIFLGMLLGLALGTIPLNIPGMDSPIRLGIAGGPIIMGILAGAFGPRLHFIAYTTRSASLMLRKLGLSLYLACLGLDAGKDFLTTVVRPEGLLWIGLGFVLTVVPVIIVGLIALRLKKFDFGTICGILCGSMANPMALGYANDTIKGETSNISYASVYPLGMFARVIIAQILVMFFV encoded by the coding sequence ATGAACTGGATTGACGGACTATTTAACATCCCTTCTGCCTTACAGGCAGTCGTGGTCCTCTCGCTGGTTTGTACAGTGGGATTGGGCTTAGGCAAGATTAGAGTAGCAGGCATATCACTTGGTATTGCCTTTGTATTCTTTTTTGGTATCGCTGCGGGTAGTTTTGGCTTGCAGGTAGATGAGCAGATGCTTAACTACTGTGAGACTTTCGGATTGGTTATCTTCGTCTATACACTCGGACTGAGTGTAGGACCAACCTTCTTTGGCTCCTTCCGACATGAAGGAACCTTGTTTAATCTGTGGAGTTTAGGCGTTATCTTCTTGGGAACCATAATGTCTGTCGTGCTCTCATATGCAATGAATGTACCGATGTCAAGCATGGTTGGTATCCTTTGTGGTGCTACAACGAATACGCCAGCACTTGGTGCTGCACAGCAAGCATTGCAACATGCGGGGCATAGTGGTGGTCCGGCAGCATTGGCAACAGCCGTTACTTATCCATTAGGTGTTGTCGGTGTTATCTTTGCTATGATATTTCTTCGTAAGTTCTTTGTGAGGCCTTCCGACTTAGTAGTACATTCGGGAGCAGAAGACGACCATACTTATATCGGACAGTTTGTTGTTCTTAATCCAGCCGTTAATGGTAAAACAATCGCTGAGATAGCACAAGGAACACATAGAAAGTTTATTATCTCACGTATTTGGCGTGGTGATGAAGTCATCGTTCCGATGAGTACAACGGTCCTACAAGCTAATGATAATCTGCTTGTAGCGTCAAAACGCGAAGAAGTTCCAGCCATGGAGATACTATTCGGAAAGCAGGTTAATCGCGACTTGAATAAAGAACAGGTAGATTGGAATCATCTTGACACAAAGGTGGAGAGCCGTGTTATTATCTTGTCAAACGGTGTGTTAAATGGCAAAAAGCTTGGTCAGCTTCATTTGCGAGATGCTTATAATGTCAATGTGAGCCGTGTTATCCGTGCTGATATCAAGCTGTTGGCAACGCAAGACCTTGTTCTTCGTTATGGCGACCGCCTTACCTTGGTGGGTCAACCAGAGGCTATTGATCATGCAGAGACCTTCTTGGGCAACTCTGTTAAGACGCTTAACGAACCTAATCTTGCTGTCATCTTCCTCGGAATGCTTCTTGGTTTGGCTTTAGGAACAATCCCTCTCAACATCCCTGGTATGGATTCTCCAATCCGATTGGGTATTGCTGGTGGTCCAATCATCATGGGTATATTGGCTGGAGCCTTTGGTCCTCGTTTACATTTCATTGCTTATACGACGCGTAGTGCCTCACTCATGCTTCGTAAGTTGGGCTTATCACTCTATCTGGCGTGCTTAGGATTGGATGCAGGTAAGGACTTTCTTACCACTGTAGTACGTCCAGAAGGTTTGCTGTGGATAGGCTTGGGTTTTGTTCTTACTGTTGTTCCTGTGATTATTGTCGGCTTGATAGCTTTACGATTGAAGAAGTTTGATTTCGGTACTATCTGTGGTATCCTTTGCGGTTCGATGGCTAATCCGATGGCTTTGGGTTATGCAAACGATACGATAAAGGGTGAAACCAGCAACATCAGTTATGCTTCGGTTTATCCTTTAGGAATGTTTGCCAGGGTTATTATTGCACAGATATTAGTCATGTTCTTTGTCTGA
- a CDS encoding pyridoxamine kinase — translation MSKKHILLVNDIAGYGKVATAAMLPILSYLGHPVYNLPTALVSNTLDYGKFKILETTDYIKDVFPVWKELGFTFDAIATGFIASERQAKLVADFCREQAERGTTIFVDPIMGDEGKLYNGVTPATINSMREMISVADLTFPNYTEACYLTSSKYDEKGVNFEEAKRLLDALRLIGTKSAMITSILIDGTPSVVGYNHVTDKYFSLPYTEIPVHFPGTGDIFSAILIGHLLDGELLIPSTQKAIDGVYKLIDLNKDNKDKNRGIPLEKYLQVL, via the coding sequence ATGAGTAAGAAACATATACTTCTTGTAAATGACATAGCAGGATACGGAAAGGTAGCAACGGCAGCGATGCTTCCTATCTTGTCTTATTTGGGCCATCCGGTTTATAATCTTCCTACGGCGTTGGTTTCTAATACGCTTGATTATGGTAAGTTTAAGATTCTTGAAACGACAGACTATATCAAAGATGTGTTCCCTGTGTGGAAGGAACTTGGTTTTACCTTTGATGCCATAGCGACGGGTTTTATTGCTTCAGAACGACAGGCGAAACTAGTGGCTGACTTTTGTCGTGAGCAGGCAGAGCGGGGTACGACAATCTTTGTTGACCCTATCATGGGCGATGAAGGAAAACTCTATAATGGTGTGACACCAGCAACAATCAACTCAATGCGTGAGATGATTAGCGTTGCCGACCTTACCTTCCCTAATTATACCGAGGCTTGTTATCTTACTTCAAGTAAGTATGACGAGAAAGGTGTTAACTTTGAGGAAGCTAAACGATTGCTTGATGCTTTGCGTTTGATAGGAACGAAGTCGGCTATGATAACTTCTATCCTCATTGATGGTACACCTTCTGTGGTTGGGTATAACCATGTGACGGATAAGTATTTTAGTCTTCCTTATACAGAGATTCCTGTTCATTTCCCAGGTACAGGCGATATCTTCTCGGCAATACTCATTGGTCATCTGTTGGATGGCGAGCTACTGATTCCAAGTACGCAGAAGGCTATTGATGGCGTTTATAAACTGATTGATCTCAATAAAGATAACAAAGACAAAAATAGGGGAATCCCTTTGGAGAAATATCTTCAGGTATTGTAA